One window from the genome of Oryctolagus cuniculus chromosome 1, mOryCun1.1, whole genome shotgun sequence encodes:
- the LOC100356605 gene encoding olfactory receptor 4P4-like, whose protein sequence is MENHKNVTEFVFMGLWGNRQIELLFSFLFLLCYLAVLMGNFVIFLTITRSHLIEQPMYYFLCHLSLMDVCYTSTVVPRLIRDLAAVRKHISYNDCMTQLFTAHLLAGVEIFILVSMALDRYVAIVKPLHYMIIMNRKRCNMLLAMAWVVGFWHSIALLLMVLSLPFCGPNQINHYLCDVKPLLKLVCKDIHVVSILVIANSGMVVVVIFLVLVASYVLILYNLRTRSSAGRRKALSTCSSHIMVVVLFFVPCIYTYVLPAGSENKDKEISVFYTVIAPMLNPLIYTLRNTEMKLAMGKVWSRLSNSELK, encoded by the coding sequence AtggaaaatcataaaaatgtcaCAGAATTTGTTTTCATGGGACTGTGGGGAAATAGGCAAATAGAACTACTGTTCTCTTTCTTATTCCTGCTTTGTTATCTGGCTGTCTTGATGGGGAACTTCGTCATTTTCCTCACAATCACCCGCAGCCATCTCATCGAACAGCCTATGTACTATTTTCTCTGCCACCTTTCCCTCATGGACGTCTGCTACACCTCTACTGTGGTCCCCCGGCTAATCAGGGACTTAGCTGCAGTAAGAAAACACATTTCCTACAACGACTGCATGACCCAGCTCTTCACTGCCCACTTGCTGGCTGGTGTGGAAATTTTCATCTTGGTGTCTATGGCCTTAGACCGCTATGTTGCCATTGTCAAGCCCTTGCACTACATGATCATCATGAACCGGAAGAGATGCAACATGCTGCTAGCCATGGCTTGGGTTGTGGGGTTTTGGCACTCTATTGCTCTGCTGCTCATGGTGCTCAGTTTACCTTTCTGTGGTCCTAATCAGATAAATCACTACTTATGCGATGTAAAGCCTCTCTTGAAATTGGTCTGCAAAGATATTCATGTTGTTAGTATCTTAGTGATTGCTAATTCAGGGATGGTGGTAGTTGTCATTTTTCTGGTTTTAGTAGCTTCTTACGTTCTCATTTTATATAATCTTAGGACAAGGTCCTCTGCAGGGCGTCGCAAAGCTCTGTCAACCTGTAGTTCTCACATAATggttgtagttttattttttgtgccCTGCATCTATACCTATGTACTACCTGCAGGTAGTGAGAACAAGGACAAGGAAATCTCTGTGTTTTACACTGTGATTGCTCCCATGCTAAATCCTCTCATCTACACCCTGAGAAATACGGAGATGAAACTTGCCATGGGGAAGGTATGGTCTCGATTGTCAAATTCAGAATTAAAGTAG